ACACTGGATaaaaattggtttctttttaaatgtaaaataatgtcacAATAAGATGAAGAATGTCCTAACAGGCATTGTTTGTAGAATTATTACTTTTTCTCTAACTGGCTGTATAATCCAGGTGAATTTATATGAGTTGGTCAAGAGTTTCTTCCATCTCCAGAATTCTGTTATCTATTGATGTTAGAATTATACTCTAGACCTGTAATTGGAAAATGGAAATTGGGTAGCTACTAAAATAAAGTActtcattataattaataattggTAGATGATGACAGCAAAATATGACATTTTCACAATCACTaagatgtttaacattttaaatatcttagtAAGTAAACATGTTCAATAATACTAtcttcattatattatttttattgcttgcaAGACTTATGAAACATAGAATTCTTAAGTTTGCTTCTGTTGAGAGACCGTCTCTTTAGTGTGTTTTTGGTAACATGTGGATTGATTTGACTAAGATATTTCTGACATACTTTAGGTGTTCTGGGCGTTACAACTAGTGATTGTCCTGGTTCCTGGCGCTATTTTCCATCTTTATGCTGCATGTAAAAGCATCAATCAAGAATGCATTCTTCAAAAGCCTGTCTACACTGTGATTTATATCCTCTCTGTTTTATTAAGAATTAGTCTAGAGGTGATAGCATTTTGGCTTCAGATTCACCTCTTTGGTTTCCAAGTTAAACCTCTCTACTTGTGTGATGCTGGATCTTTTGGGGAAAAATTTACTATTATAAAATGCATGGTGCCAGAACACTTTGAGAAGACCATTTTTCTCATTGCAATGTATACATTTACTGTAATTACAGTAGTATTATGTGTTGCTGAAATTTTTGAAATCATATTTAGAAGATTATGCTTTCTAATTAGGCAATGACCAAAAGGTTGACTACCTGCCGATATGTCACAATTCTTTATCAGTCATGTTCATTTAGTTTCATCTTATTCACTGACTATCTCAATTTCACACATAAATATCTATTCTTTAAACTTATCTCAGTGTGTCTAAACTTTATGTccaatataaaatagaatactaaGTTCCAAGGCAAGTATTCTTGAACaaacatttcattctattttaattttgtcacatattagaaaatatatacataactaatgttaattcttttaaaaatagaacttgtaTAGAGTTCTCACACATATAACATCTTAATCACAGTATTTTGTGGCCAGAGAagttttattatctcttttacaGAGTAGAAAATTGCATCTTAGGGGGGTTAATATGTATGCCCAAAGTCATACAACCACATTAGAATTAAGATCCCCTAAATATAAAGGCTGAACACTTTTGGCTAAACTTTGAGGGTGTAATTATATTtgcattcatataaatataacttACTTAAGTGCAAAAGttgtaaattaattattaaagtcATTCTATAGTTTGATCACTAACTTAAAGAAATGgagtaattacatttttaatattatactgttttcttgaaatttttaacaTCAAATGATATGGTAATATAGCcaccaaataaattaaaaatgctatggCAAATATTGTGAAtggtttccttgtttctttttttttttttaatgttgatttatttttgagtgggggggggggaggcgcagagagacagggaaacagaagatcagaagtgggctctgtcctgacagcagaaagccctatgtgggacttgaactcaagaactgtgagaccatgacctgagccaaagttagacactcagttgactgagccactcaggtgttctcgtttccttgtttcttattgaagaaaaaacaaaacaacaaaaaacaaaaaactctgtgCTCACAGATATCCTAATAATGATAGCTTTTATGGCCAAGATTATTGAAATggaaaagtatatttatattaagttaGACTTCCTAAAgagttataaaattatttcaaagaaatttataTTAGTTCAGtgtattctttttatctttaccaATAATCATATCTATTTGATatcatttgaaatcttttttttaaagtttattttgagacagggacagagagagaccgcaagtgggggaggaggtaagagagaggagagagagaataccaagcagctcttgctgtcagagcagagcccgatatagggcttgatctcaagaacagtgagatcatgagctgagctgaaatcaagagtcagacacttaaccaactgagccacccaggcgctcctcattTATAATCTTTATGTATGGCCGCCTTGTACTGATGCCTCATTAGTAAAGAAACTATAGTCAAATACTGaggttttcaatttttcttaactATTATTCAGTCTATGCTTAATATCATGAAT
The nucleotide sequence above comes from Panthera tigris isolate Pti1 chromosome B2, P.tigris_Pti1_mat1.1, whole genome shotgun sequence. Encoded proteins:
- the GJE1 gene encoding putative gap junction epsilon-1 protein; the encoded protein is MSLNYIKNFYEGCVKPPTVIGQFHTLFFGSVRMFFLGVLGFAVYGNEALHFSCDPDKREINLFCYNQFRPITPQVFWALQLVIVLVPGAIFHLYAACKSINQECILQKPVYTVIYILSVLLRISLEVIAFWLQIHLFGFQVKPLYLCDAGSFGEKFTIIKCMVPEHFEKTIFLIAMYTFTVITVVLCVAEIFEIIFRRLCFLIRQ